The genomic stretch ACTATCACAGTACAATGGGATCCGCGGCGGAGCCAGCATACCTGTACAAGAATGTCACCCATGACCCAACGGTCCCTTCCGTAAAGTCAGCCGAGGGCATTTATATTTTCCTCGAAAATGGACAGAAAATACTAGACGCCACGAGCGGAGCGGCTGTTTCTGCAATCGGCCACGGCGTAGGTCGTGTCAAGAAGGCTATAATGTCCCAACTTGACCAAGTGGAGTACTGCCACCCTGGATTTTTCCCAAATACACCAGCAATGGACCTTGCAGATCTTTTGGTCGAGTCCACAGGAGGAAAGTTGTCTCGGGCGTGCATTCTTGGATCTGGTAACCAATCAACTCCCCTCTTCTGTTTTTCTATGCATCATCCCTCGCGTCAAGGGACCATTCAGTACGAACTCGTGAACTAAATTTGTGAACTACATAGGTTCCGAAGCCGTCGAAGCGGCCATGAAACTGGCTTATCAGTACTTCGAGGAGCAGTCGCCGAACACACGGCGAACCAGGTTCATTTCCAGGCACGGTTCGTGGCATGGGTGCACTTTAGGAGCATTGGCATTAGGAGATTTTAAGCCGAGGAAGACTCGATTTAATTCCATTTTGACCTCTAATATCTCCCATGTCTCAGCGTGCGATCCATACCACGGCCTCATGGAAAATGAGGATCCGGAGACATATGTAGCTCGACTCAAGGACGAGCTGGACAACGAGTTCCAACGACTTGGGCCTGAAACGGTCTGTGCGGTTTTCCTGGAACCGATGGTCGGGACGGTAGGTGATCATGGACCCCCAGCATGGTTTAGTTGGTTAGGATGAGAGATTGATATGTCTGAACATTTAGGCCCTGGGCTGTGTTACTGCACTACCAGGATATTTGCAAGCCGTGCGGGATGTATGCGACCGCTATGGTGCCCTCCTAGTCTTCGACGAGATTATGTGCGGCATGGGCCGGACCGGAATCACACATGCCTGGCAGGAGGATGGCGTCGCTCCAGATATTGAGCTCGTAGGAAAGGGTCTCGCCGCCGGATATGGAACCATTTCTGGGTTACTTGTCAACGACCGTGTCTTGGATGGATTGAGACACGGTGGTGGGTATTTTGTCCACGGTCAGACCTACCAGTCCCACCCCCTGGGCTGCGCAGCAGCAGTCGAGGTCCAGCGTATTATCAAAGAGGAAAACCTCGTTGAGAACTGTCGCAAGATGGGTCAGTATCTGGGCCAACAACTAAAGCTACACCTGG from Aspergillus oryzae RIB40 DNA, chromosome 1 encodes the following:
- a CDS encoding putative class III aminotransferase (alanine-glyoxylate aminotransferase AGT2) — translated: MGSAAEPAYLYKNVTHDPTVPSVKSAEGIYIFLENGQKILDATSGAAVSAIGHGVGRVKKAIMSQLDQVEYCHPGFFPNTPAMDLADLLVESTGGKLSRACILGSGSEAVEAAMKLAYQYFEEQSPNTRRTRFISRHGSWHGCTLGALALGDFKPRKTRFNSILTSNISHVSACDPYHGLMENEDPETYVARLKDELDNEFQRLGPETVCAVFLEPMVGTALGCVTALPGYLQAVRDVCDRYGALLVFDEIMCGMGRTGITHAWQEDGVAPDIELVGKGLAAGYGTISGLLVNDRVLDGLRHGGGYFVHGQTYQSHPLGCAAAVEVQRIIKEENLVENCRKMGQYLGQQLKLHLGDHPYVGDIRGRGLFWAVEFMADPPTKTPFSPAFTISKRMQSRGMERGYDICLFAATGAVDGCNGDHVLLAPPYIVHKEDVDEIVSRLVRTIDSVFEDVAALVM